The region ATAAAAACATCCCTACAATCTGGGTAGCCACTAAAATCACTTTGAGATACTCCTGTTATTATATTGTTTATACCCCTTTGTTTTGCAAAAACCGCAGCGAAACTTAAAAATAAAAGATTTCTACCATCAACAAAGGTATTTGGGGTACCCTCTTTTGGAGCATCTTTATCTACTTTTATGTCTGCCCTTGTAAGAGAATTAGGCGCTAGTTGATTTAAGAGTTTTAAGTCAAGTATGTGATGTTCAACCCCGTGTTTTTTGCATATTTCCTTGGCACATTCAAGTTCAAGCTTATGTTTTTGATTGTAATCAAAAGACACAGCTAATACTTCTTTGTATCTTTTTTTTGCCCAGAAAAGACAAGTTGTGCTGTCTTGTCCTCCACTTAATACTACAAGAGCTTTTTCTTTATTTACGCTTATTTCCATATAAAATCATCCTTTCATTATGCTTTATATAAAGCCATAAGTTTATTTACAAGTGAATCATCAGTTTTAAATCTTCCTTTAAGAGTCATAGTGGTAGTTTGTGCTCCTGGCTTTCTAATGCCTCTTGAGGTCATGCAGCCATGTTCACCTTTTATAATTACTGCAATGTCTCCTGAGTTGGTTATCTTTTCCATTATTTCAGCAATATCTTTCCCGATTCGTTCTTGAAGCTGAAGTCTTTTTGAAACCATATCTGCTATTCTAGCTATTTTGCTTAGACCTATAAGCCTTTTATCTGGTATATAAGCTACTGCAACATTCATGTTGTACATAAGAGTCATATGGTGCTCACAGTGGCTGAATATTTCAATGTCTTTTACAAGGACTATATTATCTTCTTCATCTTCTTTTAGGTCTTCTTCAAAGGTTTTATTAAACATATCGGCTATTTCATCGTTAGAGTAGTTCATTCCTTCAAATACTTCTGCATACATTTTAGCTACTCGTTTTGGAGTATCTTTAAGGCCTTCTCTATCAGGGTTATCTCCTAAAGCTATTAGAATTCCTCTTACATGTTTTTCAATTGCTTTTGTATCGATAGACATAAATTTATACACCTCTTTTATTTGAATCCCATATAATTTTGTGGATTTGTATTTGTAAAGTTACATCATTTAGTTTGTTATCCTTCATAAAATTAACTATTGTTTCTGGAGAAATCTTGTGAAAAACAGGACTTAAGTATATATTAGTTTTTCTCAAAAGGCTAAATTTATCTATTATATTTTTTGCATTCTTAAGATCATCTAATGAACTTACTACAAATTTTACAACATCTTTTTTAGTTAAATATTTAAAGTTTGAGGTTTCCATAAAGTTTTCCATGCCGCTCTCTGGAAGCTTATAATCCATGTTAAAGGAAGGTCTGTTTTCATTTAATAGAAAGTTATTAAGACATATGCTGCCGTTGGTTTCTATTTCTACATTCAAAGTGTTATCACTAGCAATAAGTTCTAAAAGTTCATGCATTCCTTTTTGAAGAAGTGGTTCTCCTCCTGTAAGAGTGACATTTTTAATTCCAGTTCCCTTTATATATGAATATATTTCTTCTTGTGTCATGATTTCATACTTTACATTTTCATTATTTGCCCATTTTGTATCACAGTATATGCAGTCTAAATTGCAATGAGCAAATCTTATAAATACTGATAATTGACCTGAACGAAGACCTTCACCGTTTATACTTATAAATTTTTCAACCACTTTGTAATTCATTTTTTATACCTCTTTTGTGTATGAAGCACAGTTATTTGGTGTTTCATATACTGTTACTTTTTTTACATTATAATTAAGCTTAGATATCTCATCATAAAATAATTTTGAAAAGTTTTCTGCTGTTGGTCTAAAATCAAGTTCGATAATTCTAAAACCATCTTCCTTAAGGCAATTAAAAGTAAGAGATCTAAGACTACCTTTTTCTATTATTAAAGCATGATCGTAAAATCTAATAATATCTTTGATACTCATTTTTAAGACTGTGAAATCTTCTACCATGCCATCAATTAATTGACTGGATTGTATTTCAACTTGAACTTTCCATCTGTGACCGTGAATATTTGCACATTTACCTTTATACCCCCTAAGAAAATGTGCACTATCAAAATTGTCTTCTATTTTTAATATATACATAACATTACCCCCATCAAGTTATTCTTTGAACATAGTTTTTAATTTACTGCCGTAAAAACAGCAACCAAGTGCTCCATTAAATTGTGGATTCTTGGGAACAATAATGCTGTCATAATCGTGAGATAAGTATTTTTTTATAGCATAGTTATTTGCAACCCCTCCTGTTAAGATTAAATTTTTTGCCCTAAATTTTGCTAAAAGGGGCTTCATTTTATTGTACATTGAGTAATTTACACCAGCACATAGTCTATCCATTGGAGTTCCCTCGGCTATTTTCCCTATAAGTTCAGATTCAGAAAAGACTGCACATGTTGAATTTAATTTAACTGGATTTTTATAAAATGAACTCATTTCATCAAGTGGAACTTCTAAAACAGTTGCCATATTTTCAAGGTATCTACCGCATGAAGCAGCACATTTTTCGTTTAATTCTAGATCCTTTATAAATTTATTTTCAACACGGGCTACCTTGACATCTTGCCCACCTATATCAAGAAGTACGAAATCATAGAGTTTTGTTTGATACATAGCTCCATAAACGTGAGCCTTAATTTCATTTATGGGTTTAAACATTGATAGGTTAGTATTGTTTTTACCATAACCTGTTGAAACGGCTCTATCAATATCACTTATGTTAAGCTTGCCTAAATCTACTTCAATTTTGTTATTTTTATATGAGCAGTAATTTTTATAAAAATTTATTGTACTTATTTTAAAGTAATCACAAATTTTATTATCTTCCATAAGTGCAAGTTTTACTTCTCTACTTCCAAGATCAATACCTAAAATTCTCAAAAGATTCCCTCCTTAGCATCAAGAAGCATGTCCAAGAAAGCTTCAATTCTTAATTTGGTTCTAGCATCAAGATGGTTTAATTTATCGCCTTCTATGTTTAGTACAGGTATTTTTAAATTTTTCTTTATTACTATGTCTTGAATACCTCTGTAACAAAAGGCTTGTGTATAATGTATGATTCCATCCAGTTTTCTTTCATCAATCTGCTTTTGTATTTCCGTTATCCTAAAATAAACATCATAAGGATAAGTGTAGTCCCAATATTGCTCATATATATTTTGAGCTTTATAAGCTCTTGGAAAGGCAAATTCTCTTTGGACTTCGTTATAAACGATGTGGGCACTAAAGTTTTCAACAAATTCATATATATCAGATGTCATAGGAGGCACACCAATATAGCCGAGACGAAGTACAGAAGGACTTGACTGCCTCTTAGATATAATATGTATTGTTTCATTTATATCATGCTTAAAAAGGCTCATATCATGATTTAAATCACTAAAGGATATTTGCCATATATGATTTTCAAGTGCAGTGGCTTTGTTATCCTTATAAGTTAAGTTATCTATTTTTATTCCGAGTTTGCGTATTTCATTTAATTCGGCTCTTACTTTCTCCACTTCACTCAAGGTAACTCCAAATAAATTCATAAAATTATCAAGTTCACGCCTTACATCAGTTATATTGTGGCTTGATGGATATGAAAATGGATATACTTTTATTCCTTTCATGGAGAGGACTTCTGTCAGAGCTTTTGTATTTGAGCAGTCGCCATCATGTACACCAACTATTTCAGTTATGTTGTTACTAATACAAGCTCCATATATACCTTTTATCCATGCACAAAGACTTCTTGGAAATCCATCTTTTTCAGCTTCATCTATATATTTAGAATAATTTTTAGATCCTACAAATAAGTTATTTAAATCAACAGGAGTGTATCCTGCAGCCAGTAACACTTCAATAGGAACAGTAGTGGTTAAACCTATTTTTTTCATATTTGCCTCCAAATTTTTGTAAAATAAAAAGGGACATAATCCGTCCCCCTAAAACAAAAAAATCTACCTCACCCGGTAGATATGTAACCTGGTTTTGTTTATAGACAGGATGGATTTCGAACTGTCTTATTAATTTTTTATCATAGTAATTTTAATCTTAAATTCTTTAGCAGTCAAGTGTAAAATTTTATCTAACGTTAATTGCATCTACAGGACATGAACTTGCTGCTTCTCTAGCTGACGCCTTTAATTCAAGTGCAATTTCTGCATCAGTAGCAACTGCCTTACCATCGTCATCCATTTTAAATATATCAGGACATACTGCTGGACATGTACCACAGCCGATGCACGTTTCTTTGTCTACATGTGCTTTCATAAATAATCACCTCTAGTTTTATAATAACCAAACAACTTTTTTTCATGCCAGATCTAAAAAAAATTTTTTTGTATAAATATTTATTAGATTGTAATTCGGTCTAATATGTGTTAACATATTGTTAATAAAAACGCGATTATATTAAACAATTGTTTGATATTTAACAATATTGATAATAAAACGATACAAGTCCATTAATATTTATGCATTGACAAATAAAAAAAATTAAAATAAAATTCTATTAATAAGGCAGAGGTGTTTTTTATGTTAAAAAAGGTTTTTTCACTATCAATTGTACTATGCCTAACGGCTTCCATTTTCACAGGATGTGGTTCAGCAGCTTCTACGTCTAATAAGGATGATTCCCTTGATAGGGTTAAAAAGGCAGGCCAAATCGTAATTGGAATAGACGATACTTATCCACCAATGGAATTTAAGGACAAGGCTACAGGTAAAGTTTCTGGCTTTGATATAGATATGGCAAATGCTATAGCTAAGAAACTTGGTGTAAAAACTAAATTTGTTCCTAATTCGTTTGACGGTATTTTTCTTGCTTTAAATTCAAAAAAATTTGATATTGTGCATTCATCTATAAGTATAACGGATGAGAGAAAGAAGACTATGATATTTTCAGACCCATATATATATGGGGGAAATGCAATATTTGTAAAGAAAGATGATAATACAATTAAAAGTGAAAAAGATTTTACAGGTAAAACTATAGGTTGTGAAGTTGGAACTACAGCTCAAGATGTTTTATCTAAGATTTCAGGAATAAAAGAAATTAAAAAATACAATGCTATGACTGATGCATATTTGGATTTACAGAATGGAAGGATAGCAGCGGTTGTAAGTGACCCTATGGTTGGAGATTATTACAATGTTACGGATCCTGGGAAATTTAAGAAACTAAAATCATCTCTTACTAAAGAACCTATAGGTGTTGCATTTAGAAAAAAAGACAAGGCTTTAAGAGATGCTTATAATAAAGCAATAAAGGAACTTAAAGCAGATGGAACATTGTCAAAGTTATCTAAGAAATGGTTTGGCGAAGATGTTTATGCTGAATAATAAAAACTAGCTTGATTAAGCAGCGTTAATTGGAGGAATTTTTTAATGGATATAAGCTCTTTAAATAAAGTAATTCCAGTACTTATTGATGGTACACGTATTACTTTGCTTCTTACTTGTTTTTCAATAGTTATTGGATGTATTATAGGAACTATTATAGCTATGTTTAAAACTTCATCATTTAAAGTGTTAAGGCTAATAGGTAAGTTTTATACATGGATTTTAAGAGGAACACCACTTTTGTTACAATTATATGTTTTTTATTATGGACTTCCAGCTTTAGGCGTTACCCTTACTCCTACACAGGCAGCGATATTGGGGTTAAGCTTAAATTCAGGAGCATATATTGCAGAAATAATAAGAGGAGGAATACTAGCTATTGATAAGGGGCAATTTGAAGCCTCAAAAGCATTAGGGTTAACATATGGTCAGACTATGAGACGAATTATATTACCTCAAGCTATTAGAGTAGTAATTCCACCTTGTGGTAATGAATTCATAGCTATGATAAAAGATACTTCCCTAGTTTCAGTAATTACTATGGAAGAACTTTTAAGAAAGGCTCAACTCTTAGTTTCGGCTTCTGGTGATGCGGTTACTCCATATTTATTTGCAGGAATAATGTATCTTCTAATGACTACTGTATTTACTGGACTATTTTCAAAATTAGAGAAAAAATTATCTGTATACTAAGGAGTGTTTTATATGTTAATGGTAGAAGCCAAAAATTTAACCAAATCTTTTGGTAAGCTGACAGTTTTTAAGGATTTGAATGTTAGCATTTCTAAAGGGGAAGTACTTGTTATAATAGGACCATCTGGTTCAGGTAAGAGTACTCTTTTAAGATGTTTAAATCACCTTGAAGAGCCAGACGGCGGTGAAGTTATTATCGAAGGACAGCCTTTAGATAATAAAAATAGAAAACAGTATAGGGAAACAATAGAAAAGATGGGCATGGTTTTTCAAAATTACAACCTATTCCCACATATGACTGTGCTTCAAAATGTAATGGAAGCCCCAATAACAGTTAAAAAGGAAAACAAAGAAGAAGTACGTAAAAGAGCTGAAAAGTTAATTGAAAAAGTTGGACTTAGTGATAAGCTTGATGTATATCCTTCAAAATTATCAGGAGGTCAAAAGCAGAGGGTTGCTATAGCTAGAGCACTTTGTATGCAACCAGATATAATGCTATTTGACGAACCAACGTCTGCATTAGATCCAGAACTTGTAGGTGAGGTATTAAACGTAATGAAAGAGCTTGCTGAAGAAGGAATGACAATGGCGGTTGTAACTCATGAGATGGGCTTTGCACGTGAAGTTGCTGATAGAGTAATATTCATGGATGGCGGAAAAATAGTGGAGGAGAGTACTCCTGAAGAGATATTCTCTAATCCAAAAGAAGAGAGAACTAAAGCGTTTTTGAATAAAATATTATAGAAAGTATACCCATAGCACATACACCAAGAGTGTTGTACTATGGGTATTATATTTTATATAATCATAATAAAATTTGTTAATTCATTTGGTAGTATGAAACACTACTGCTTTACCACGCTGTACAGCTAAAAATATTATTACAGCTACTATTGTATTTATAATTGTTGCAGGAAGTACGACTGCCATAAATAATGCTTTAAAACTGGCAGGTAATCCTACAATTATCAGTGCTGAGCCTAAAAATACTCCTCCACTTATAACAGTTCCAATTAAAGTTGTTCCTATTATTTGTATTTTATTATTTAATTTATTTCTTAAAGGTTTTAATGCTATAAATATTACGGTTGTAGTAACAATTCTGTCTATTATATTAGGTAATTGCCCTCCTGGGAATGTAGTGGTTGCAGCTGCAAGTAGTCCTGCTATAATACCTGAGCTTATGCATGTTTTGTAGTCATCATTGATTATTATAATTATAAATAACATTGCTAGTGAGAAGTCAGGCTTCATGCCTAAAAATATAGGCGGTGTAATTTGATGTAAAACAACACCTATGGCTAAAAATAAAGAATTAATAACTAGTTTTCTTAAATTCATAATAATGCACTCCTTTTTATAATAAAATCACTGTATTCTTAGTATTCAGATATTTCAGAAAATATATGTTTTAGGTAAATAA is a window of Clostridium pasteurianum DNA encoding:
- the queC gene encoding 7-cyano-7-deazaguanine synthase QueC; the protein is MEISVNKEKALVVLSGGQDSTTCLFWAKKRYKEVLAVSFDYNQKHKLELECAKEICKKHGVEHHILDLKLLNQLAPNSLTRADIKVDKDAPKEGTPNTFVDGRNLLFLSFAAVFAKQRGINNIITGVSQSDFSGYPDCRDVFIKSLNVTLNLAMDYQFVLITPLMWINKAETWKLADDLEVLDIIKNETLTCYNGIKGDGCGECPACKLRKHGYLEFEKLYK
- the folE gene encoding GTP cyclohydrolase I FolE; the encoded protein is MSIDTKAIEKHVRGILIALGDNPDREGLKDTPKRVAKMYAEVFEGMNYSNDEIADMFNKTFEEDLKEDEEDNIVLVKDIEIFSHCEHHMTLMYNMNVAVAYIPDKRLIGLSKIARIADMVSKRLQLQERIGKDIAEIMEKITNSGDIAVIIKGEHGCMTSRGIRKPGAQTTTMTLKGRFKTDDSLVNKLMALYKA
- the queE gene encoding putative 7-carboxy-7-deazaguanine synthase QueE, whose translation is MNYKVVEKFISINGEGLRSGQLSVFIRFAHCNLDCIYCDTKWANNENVKYEIMTQEEIYSYIKGTGIKNVTLTGGEPLLQKGMHELLELIASDNTLNVEIETNGSICLNNFLLNENRPSFNMDYKLPESGMENFMETSNFKYLTKKDVVKFVVSSLDDLKNAKNIIDKFSLLRKTNIYLSPVFHKISPETIVNFMKDNKLNDVTLQIQIHKIIWDSNKRGV
- the queD gene encoding 6-carboxytetrahydropterin synthase QueD, whose amino-acid sequence is MYILKIEDNFDSAHFLRGYKGKCANIHGHRWKVQVEIQSSQLIDGMVEDFTVLKMSIKDIIRFYDHALIIEKGSLRSLTFNCLKEDGFRIIELDFRPTAENFSKLFYDEISKLNYNVKKVTVYETPNNCASYTKEV
- a CDS encoding acyl-CoA dehydratase activase gives rise to the protein MRILGIDLGSREVKLALMEDNKICDYFKISTINFYKNYCSYKNNKIEVDLGKLNISDIDRAVSTGYGKNNTNLSMFKPINEIKAHVYGAMYQTKLYDFVLLDIGGQDVKVARVENKFIKDLELNEKCAASCGRYLENMATVLEVPLDEMSSFYKNPVKLNSTCAVFSESELIGKIAEGTPMDRLCAGVNYSMYNKMKPLLAKFRAKNLILTGGVANNYAIKKYLSHDYDSIIVPKNPQFNGALGCCFYGSKLKTMFKE
- a CDS encoding 2-hydroxyacyl-CoA dehydratase family protein, which gives rise to MKKIGLTTTVPIEVLLAAGYTPVDLNNLFVGSKNYSKYIDEAEKDGFPRSLCAWIKGIYGACISNNITEIVGVHDGDCSNTKALTEVLSMKGIKVYPFSYPSSHNITDVRRELDNFMNLFGVTLSEVEKVRAELNEIRKLGIKIDNLTYKDNKATALENHIWQISFSDLNHDMSLFKHDINETIHIISKRQSSPSVLRLGYIGVPPMTSDIYEFVENFSAHIVYNEVQREFAFPRAYKAQNIYEQYWDYTYPYDVYFRITEIQKQIDERKLDGIIHYTQAFCYRGIQDIVIKKNLKIPVLNIEGDKLNHLDARTKLRIEAFLDMLLDAKEGIF
- a CDS encoding ferredoxin gives rise to the protein MKAHVDKETCIGCGTCPAVCPDIFKMDDDGKAVATDAEIALELKASAREAASSCPVDAINVR
- a CDS encoding ABC transporter substrate-binding protein; protein product: MLKKVFSLSIVLCLTASIFTGCGSAASTSNKDDSLDRVKKAGQIVIGIDDTYPPMEFKDKATGKVSGFDIDMANAIAKKLGVKTKFVPNSFDGIFLALNSKKFDIVHSSISITDERKKTMIFSDPYIYGGNAIFVKKDDNTIKSEKDFTGKTIGCEVGTTAQDVLSKISGIKEIKKYNAMTDAYLDLQNGRIAAVVSDPMVGDYYNVTDPGKFKKLKSSLTKEPIGVAFRKKDKALRDAYNKAIKELKADGTLSKLSKKWFGEDVYAE
- a CDS encoding amino acid ABC transporter permease produces the protein MDISSLNKVIPVLIDGTRITLLLTCFSIVIGCIIGTIIAMFKTSSFKVLRLIGKFYTWILRGTPLLLQLYVFYYGLPALGVTLTPTQAAILGLSLNSGAYIAEIIRGGILAIDKGQFEASKALGLTYGQTMRRIILPQAIRVVIPPCGNEFIAMIKDTSLVSVITMEELLRKAQLLVSASGDAVTPYLFAGIMYLLMTTVFTGLFSKLEKKLSVY
- a CDS encoding amino acid ABC transporter ATP-binding protein; the protein is MLMVEAKNLTKSFGKLTVFKDLNVSISKGEVLVIIGPSGSGKSTLLRCLNHLEEPDGGEVIIEGQPLDNKNRKQYRETIEKMGMVFQNYNLFPHMTVLQNVMEAPITVKKENKEEVRKRAEKLIEKVGLSDKLDVYPSKLSGGQKQRVAIARALCMQPDIMLFDEPTSALDPELVGEVLNVMKELAEEGMTMAVVTHEMGFAREVADRVIFMDGGKIVEESTPEEIFSNPKEERTKAFLNKIL
- a CDS encoding tryptophan transporter, whose translation is MIMNLRKLVINSLFLAIGVVLHQITPPIFLGMKPDFSLAMLFIIIIINDDYKTCISSGIIAGLLAAATTTFPGGQLPNIIDRIVTTTVIFIALKPLRNKLNNKIQIIGTTLIGTVISGGVFLGSALIIVGLPASFKALFMAVVLPATIINTIVAVIIFLAVQRGKAVVFHTTK